In uncultured Methanobacterium sp., a genomic segment contains:
- a CDS encoding ATP-binding protein — translation MKCYVVGCFAGFLVLDEDFNLLDYELFPQSELLEKWFLMAEKNVTLEEKHLLEKIGKDCDEIIIETSRSSYHYHDLKYNSKFTYHIPSKGGDYLRSNLGEVLQETGFLDKAEDLWGISHKLALQVTERKLKEAFLSDDLLLIQAIHAIEELEEAEVKLVERIREWYPVHFPEMDEVRDHAKYVELVAEYGDRESIINSGTIDISSGVSNGKMKPGMSLGAELSPADLEVIQGFARTIQSIQESKKSTTDYVDKKMEEMAPNLRDLVGGSLGAKIIAHTGGIKRLALLPSSTVQILGAEKALFRHLKTGERPPKHGLIYQHPDVRGSRWWIRGKVARTLASKITLAVRKDYFSGEYDPAVKESFQKRLEEIIKEHPFPKRATKSKKGKDKKRKKKKDKFRFKKGDYEY, via the coding sequence ATGAAGTGTTATGTAGTTGGTTGTTTTGCAGGCTTCTTAGTCTTAGATGAAGATTTTAACCTACTGGATTATGAACTTTTCCCACAATCAGAACTCCTGGAAAAATGGTTCCTGATGGCGGAAAAGAATGTAACTTTAGAGGAAAAACATCTTCTGGAAAAAATAGGTAAAGATTGTGATGAAATCATTATCGAGACTTCCCGGAGCAGTTATCACTACCATGATCTTAAATACAATTCTAAATTCACTTACCATATTCCCAGTAAAGGTGGGGATTATCTGCGGAGTAATTTGGGGGAAGTTCTCCAGGAAACTGGTTTTCTGGATAAAGCAGAGGATCTGTGGGGTATCAGCCATAAATTAGCCCTCCAGGTCACTGAAAGGAAGTTAAAGGAAGCATTCCTGTCTGATGATCTTCTACTTATCCAGGCCATACACGCCATTGAGGAGCTGGAAGAAGCAGAGGTTAAACTGGTGGAACGGATAAGGGAATGGTACCCAGTGCATTTCCCTGAAATGGATGAAGTACGTGACCATGCTAAGTATGTGGAGTTGGTGGCAGAGTACGGTGACCGTGAATCAATTATAAACTCCGGTACCATTGATATCAGTTCTGGAGTTTCAAACGGGAAGATGAAGCCTGGAATGAGTTTGGGTGCGGAGTTATCACCAGCTGATCTGGAGGTGATCCAGGGGTTTGCCCGAACTATACAGTCCATTCAGGAATCCAAGAAGTCCACCACTGACTACGTTGACAAAAAAATGGAAGAAATGGCCCCTAACCTGCGGGATCTGGTGGGTGGCTCCCTGGGGGCTAAAATCATAGCCCATACCGGAGGTATTAAACGATTAGCTCTCCTGCCCTCCAGCACAGTGCAGATTTTAGGGGCAGAGAAGGCCCTGTTCCGTCACCTGAAAACTGGTGAACGACCTCCCAAGCATGGTTTGATCTACCAGCACCCCGATGTCAGGGGCTCCCGCTGGTGGATCAGGGGAAAAGTGGCCAGGACACTGGCCAGTAAGATCACTCTGGCAGTGAGAAAGGATTACTTCTCAGGAGAATATGACCCTGCTGTGAAGGAAAGTTTCCAGAAAAGGTTGGAAGAGATAATCAAAGAACATCCCTTCCCCAAACGGGCAACTAAATCCAAAAAGGGGAAAGATAAAAAGCGTAAGAAGAAAAAGGATAAATTCCGTTTTAAGAAGGGTGATTATGAGTATTGA
- a CDS encoding CPBP family glutamic-type intramembrane protease yields the protein MVNESTFEAVKIRYLVLWIILLFIVMTVFVLASHRLLKGAEWSVAFGLLFYALISYWMLRNFRKIHLDYSRFIGHIPHDYNWLFFLTIVFAVIIFSLGISELSRYIVSVLDPGILGELPRTSLFYTPQDTPLAPFMNFLDFLTGVIAAPIVEELLFRGVMLHRFTFKWGLKKAILASSLIFGVLHADFIGAFVFGLVMCILYIKTGTIIIPIIAHMLNNLLAYGMQMLSNINHQNSALISATPNPNIGMAVFLLIVAVMVIFYFIYRNWPKAYWNPPYFQRDYQGVPENYYY from the coding sequence ATGGTCAATGAATCCACCTTTGAAGCCGTGAAGATAAGATATCTGGTTTTATGGATCATTTTACTATTTATAGTAATGACCGTCTTCGTGCTTGCATCCCATCGACTGCTTAAGGGCGCTGAATGGTCTGTAGCCTTCGGGTTACTGTTTTATGCCCTTATTTCATACTGGATGCTTCGAAACTTCCGGAAAATCCACCTGGATTACTCTAGATTCATTGGCCACATACCACATGATTATAACTGGCTCTTTTTCCTGACCATAGTATTTGCTGTTATCATATTTTCCCTGGGTATAAGTGAGCTGAGCCGGTACATAGTATCTGTTTTGGACCCCGGCATCCTGGGAGAACTTCCACGCACCAGCCTGTTTTACACACCCCAGGACACGCCACTGGCACCCTTCATGAACTTCCTGGACTTTTTAACTGGAGTTATAGCTGCACCAATAGTGGAGGAGTTACTCTTCAGGGGAGTGATGCTACACAGATTCACCTTCAAATGGGGCCTTAAAAAGGCAATACTCGCATCATCACTGATCTTTGGAGTCTTGCATGCAGATTTTATCGGGGCATTTGTCTTCGGCCTGGTGATGTGCATTCTCTACATTAAAACAGGGACCATTATTATTCCCATCATCGCCCACATGCTCAACAACCTGTTAGCATATGGTATGCAGATGTTGAGCAACATAAACCATCAAAACAGTGCATTAATATCTGCAACACCTAATCCTAACATAGGCATGGCTGTATTCCTCCTGATTGTAGCTGTAATGGTTATATTTTACTTCATCTATCGGAACTGGCCCAAAGCCTACTGGAATCCACCTTACTTCCAGAGAGATTACCAGGGAGTTCCGGAAAACTATTACTATTAA
- a CDS encoding fibrillarin-like rRNA/tRNA 2'-O-methyltransferase: protein MEDNLDLNNSFTGVYELEGHLATSNLNPGVKIYGEKLVDYKDVECRLWDPRRSKLAAALLKGLETFPIEVDSHILYLGASAGTTPSHISDIVTDGVVYCVEFAPRMMRELLAVCRGRKNMIPLLDDASKPANYMGLVEKVDTVYSDVAQPNQTEIFMDNMRMFLKEEGQGMIMIKARSIDVTRKPKQIFREESSKLKEHGFRIVDKVDLDPYEKDHRCLVCEFAF, encoded by the coding sequence ATGGAAGATAATCTGGATCTAAATAACAGCTTCACCGGAGTGTATGAACTGGAAGGTCACCTGGCCACCAGCAACCTTAACCCCGGGGTGAAGATTTACGGGGAGAAACTGGTGGATTATAAGGATGTAGAATGCCGCCTGTGGGACCCTCGCCGTTCTAAACTGGCAGCTGCCCTCCTGAAAGGACTGGAAACATTCCCTATTGAAGTTGACTCCCACATACTTTATCTAGGTGCTTCTGCAGGTACCACTCCTTCCCATATCTCGGATATTGTTACTGATGGAGTGGTTTACTGTGTTGAATTTGCACCCCGTATGATGAGAGAGCTTCTAGCTGTTTGCAGAGGAAGGAAAAACATGATACCCCTACTGGATGATGCTAGTAAGCCTGCAAATTACATGGGACTGGTGGAAAAAGTAGACACTGTTTACTCTGATGTGGCCCAGCCCAACCAGACTGAAATATTCATGGACAACATGCGAATGTTCCTGAAAGAAGAGGGTCAGGGAATGATCATGATTAAAGCCAGGAGTATCGATGTTACCCGCAAACCAAAACAGATATTCCGTGAGGAATCATCCAAGCTAAAAGAGCACGGCTTCCGGATAGTTGATAAAGTAGATCTGGACCCTTACGAGAAGGACCATCGCTGTTTAGTCTGTGAGTTTGCCTTTTAA
- a CDS encoding pyridoxamine 5'-phosphate oxidase family protein: MVMNKEMMDAIEKNNIVWLATASNESTPNLVPIGFVKPLDSETILLVANFMNKSFENLKNNPQASVAVADISECPYQFKGTVEIHESGKYFDDAVEWAKSVMTQLAPKAAILLKVTEIYSVQPGPDAGKRVD, from the coding sequence ATGGTAATGAACAAGGAAATGATGGATGCAATAGAAAAAAATAACATAGTATGGTTAGCAACTGCCAGTAATGAAAGTACTCCTAACCTGGTTCCAATTGGATTTGTGAAACCTTTAGATAGTGAAACAATCCTACTGGTGGCTAACTTCATGAACAAAAGCTTTGAAAATCTTAAAAACAATCCCCAGGCAAGTGTAGCTGTTGCTGATATATCTGAATGCCCCTACCAGTTTAAGGGCACCGTGGAAATCCATGAATCTGGTAAATACTTCGATGATGCAGTTGAATGGGCTAAAAGTGTAATGACTCAGTTAGCACCTAAAGCAGCAATTTTACTCAAGGTCACGGAAATATATTCAGTACAGCCAGGTCCAGATGCAGGTAAACGGGTTGATTAA
- a CDS encoding pseudomurein-binding repeat-containing protein yields MKCRNCGHDNDADAAFCEECGSKLVGEPSFGRSPPVKPKKEGSKRTNHILIVAIIALVIILGIMGGILLKLPGNSTKVANNTTVNNSTVTPQISLTAGIPVSEVPGLAQEISTTGVGSTTISYGGVTLDKNQCLYILSRGIVMINNAQTGNIPINQYKNPDNAYGTVTSATITKTEYVDMAQRTYTWMDNNGQSPNYIGIKVSGQPDLSPDTLLNLYSKALTEYKSTGQLPTSVTIP; encoded by the coding sequence GTGAAATGCAGAAATTGTGGGCATGATAATGACGCGGATGCCGCGTTCTGTGAAGAATGTGGTAGTAAACTGGTGGGGGAGCCATCTTTTGGAAGAAGTCCTCCAGTAAAACCAAAAAAAGAAGGTTCAAAGAGAACTAACCATATTTTAATAGTTGCCATCATTGCACTGGTGATCATACTGGGAATAATGGGTGGAATTCTCCTAAAACTCCCTGGAAACTCCACAAAAGTGGCAAACAACACCACGGTCAATAATTCCACAGTCACCCCACAAATATCCTTAACAGCTGGAATTCCTGTTTCAGAGGTTCCTGGTCTTGCACAGGAAATATCCACAACCGGAGTTGGATCCACCACCATTTCCTATGGTGGGGTAACCCTGGATAAAAACCAGTGCCTTTACATATTGTCCAGGGGTATTGTGATGATAAACAATGCCCAGACTGGAAATATCCCTATAAACCAGTACAAAAATCCAGATAATGCTTACGGAACAGTCACCTCTGCCACCATCACTAAAACCGAATACGTGGACATGGCCCAGAGAACCTACACCTGGATGGACAACAATGGTCAATCACCCAACTACATTGGTATAAAAGTATCAGGACAACCTGATCTATCCCCGGATACTTTACTGAACCTGTACTCAAAGGCACTAACTGAGTATAAATCAACTGGCCAGTTACCAACCAGTGTAACCATACCCTAA